A single genomic interval of Halomonas denitrificans harbors:
- a CDS encoding TetR/AcrR family transcriptional regulator, producing MNTATATRDPDLTRRQILAAALDLFVENGFADVSMRQIAEKSGVTKSLIHHHFGSKDALWEATKEQALAQYAAEQKQELEQAGAPDGRLLRDGVVKYFRFLQDNPQVARLLAWTHMEGDTTCGEMDAELVRLGAQRVRQAQEGGVFRDDVNPVHVVTLFILVCTQWFQARTHHGQWPGMGSDDEFLDDFLKIYMDGLSPDGPRSATH from the coding sequence ATGAATACCGCCACCGCAACCCGTGATCCGGACCTGACCCGCCGCCAGATCCTGGCCGCCGCACTCGACCTGTTCGTCGAAAACGGCTTCGCCGACGTGTCGATGCGACAGATCGCCGAGAAGAGCGGCGTGACCAAGAGCCTGATCCATCATCACTTCGGCTCCAAGGACGCGCTTTGGGAGGCGACCAAGGAGCAGGCGCTGGCCCAGTACGCGGCCGAACAGAAGCAGGAACTCGAGCAGGCCGGCGCACCGGACGGCCGCCTGCTGCGCGACGGGGTGGTCAAGTATTTCCGGTTCCTGCAGGACAACCCGCAGGTCGCCCGACTGCTGGCCTGGACCCACATGGAAGGCGACACCACCTGCGGCGAGATGGATGCCGAGCTGGTCCGCCTCGGCGCCCAGCGCGTCCGCCAGGCCCAGGAAGGCGGCGTGTTTCGCGACGACGTCAACCCCGTTCACGTGGTCACGCTCTTCATCCTGGTCTGCACCCAGTGGTTCCAGGCGCGCACCCACCACGGCCAGTGGCCGGGGATGGGCTCCGACGACGAGTTCCTGGACGACTTCCTGAAGATCTACATGGACGGCCTGTCGCCCGACGGCCCGCGCAGCGCAACCCACTGA
- a CDS encoding efflux RND transporter permease subunit, translated as MSWLNAALERRRLVLATVLLLSLIGAAAWFGMNRQEDPFFPYRYAQVVVQWPGAEPAEVERLVLNPVEEELAQVEEVHEIIGAARLGVAVLTVGLGQHVYDTGSAWDRVRVALDRAQQRIPPEAGTIELDDRSMDAHGIVLAITGSDDPLVRLDAARSIRRDLFGLRDIARIELLADPGEQLLIQLDPSRASAVGLGPDALIAQLAERNRTVAGGSLDVDGRSLLVNPSSDFDSLDELAATPIELADGALVPLSDIASVSIVPREPATERMWIDGRPAIGLGIVIPDNRVNAVEFGRDVRALIERIRPRYEPLVIEEMFYQPRWVEQRLSELGRSLVIGVVTVAVVLLLFMGLRLGLLVASLLPLVTFSALALFAIGGGVLHQMAIAGMVIALGMLVDNAIVMAENLQYHLDRGLRRAAAGARAVRELAGPLTAATGTTLAAFTPLLLSRGDTADFTRGIPIMVMLVLTVSLVYALTVTPLSGAIVLHANPGTDRRASRFERIGRRLGGIATGRPGRVLIAAALLLGVAATLAQFLPRDFFPSTDRNQLIVDLRFPEGTRTTYSALQARGLAGQLREREDVEAVHVFAGFSGPRFYYNLIGIPASPHLARLVVISRDSADLPDLMHDIRRIAPRSIPEAQVIAHRLGQGPPIDAPVELRLYGRDPDALHEAALLVMRVLRSVPGAEDVRHKLGTGIPSLDFEIDIAEAQRFGVTRAKVARLLADASLGRSFSVWRAGTDPIDMRLRAPEGEAFAAEALAGLEVATPDGRTVPLAQFVRPAIGFQPAVIEHRDLQRLTSVLAETADDVTVYTVLDAFERAMRDETLPDGVRLAIGGAAAEAGDANSALFSALPIGAVLLLAFLLWQFNSFRLTALVLVTVPLAAVGVVPGLLLAGQPFGFTAMLGVVALVGIVVNNAIVLLDRAERERHENRHSAQDAIRAAIERRTRPILMTTTTTVLGLLPLVLTESTLWPPMAWAIISGLVMSTALTLLVIPALYSVLFGKR; from the coding sequence GTGAGCTGGCTGAATGCGGCCCTGGAGCGCCGCCGGCTGGTGCTGGCCACGGTGCTGCTGCTTTCGCTGATCGGCGCGGCCGCGTGGTTCGGCATGAACCGCCAGGAAGATCCCTTCTTTCCCTACCGCTATGCGCAGGTCGTCGTGCAGTGGCCGGGCGCCGAGCCGGCCGAGGTGGAGCGGCTGGTGCTGAACCCGGTGGAAGAGGAGCTGGCGCAGGTCGAGGAGGTCCACGAGATCATCGGTGCGGCGCGACTCGGCGTCGCCGTGCTGACCGTGGGCCTGGGACAGCACGTCTACGACACCGGAAGCGCCTGGGACCGGGTGCGCGTCGCCCTGGATCGGGCCCAGCAGAGAATTCCGCCCGAGGCCGGGACGATCGAGCTCGACGATCGATCCATGGACGCCCACGGGATCGTGCTCGCGATCACCGGCAGCGACGATCCACTGGTTCGCCTGGACGCGGCCCGATCGATTCGACGCGACCTGTTCGGCCTGCGCGACATCGCGCGGATCGAACTGCTGGCCGACCCCGGCGAGCAACTGCTGATCCAGCTCGACCCGTCCCGGGCGAGCGCCGTCGGCCTGGGCCCGGACGCCCTGATCGCCCAGCTGGCCGAGCGCAACCGGACGGTCGCGGGAGGAAGCCTCGACGTGGACGGACGATCGCTGCTGGTCAACCCGTCCAGCGACTTCGATTCGCTCGACGAGCTGGCCGCCACGCCGATCGAACTCGCCGACGGGGCGCTGGTGCCGCTTTCGGACATCGCCTCGGTGTCGATCGTGCCGCGCGAGCCGGCGACCGAGCGGATGTGGATCGACGGCCGGCCGGCGATCGGGCTCGGCATCGTGATTCCCGACAACCGGGTCAATGCGGTCGAGTTCGGCCGCGACGTCCGCGCATTGATCGAACGCATCCGGCCGCGCTACGAGCCGCTGGTCATCGAAGAGATGTTCTACCAACCGCGCTGGGTCGAACAGCGCCTGTCCGAACTCGGACGATCGCTGGTCATCGGCGTCGTGACCGTCGCAGTGGTGCTTCTGCTGTTCATGGGCCTGCGCCTGGGCCTGCTCGTCGCCAGCCTCCTGCCGCTGGTCACGTTCAGTGCACTCGCGCTGTTCGCGATCGGCGGCGGCGTGCTGCACCAGATGGCGATCGCCGGCATGGTGATCGCCCTCGGGATGCTGGTCGACAACGCCATCGTGATGGCCGAAAACCTCCAGTACCATCTCGATCGCGGCCTGCGCCGCGCCGCCGCGGGAGCACGTGCCGTGCGCGAACTGGCCGGCCCGCTGACCGCCGCCACGGGCACCACGCTGGCGGCGTTCACGCCGTTGCTCCTGTCACGCGGCGACACGGCCGACTTCACGCGCGGCATTCCGATCATGGTCATGCTGGTGCTGACCGTGAGCCTCGTCTACGCGCTGACCGTCACCCCCCTGTCCGGCGCGATCGTGTTGCACGCGAACCCGGGCACCGACCGGCGCGCCTCGCGCTTCGAGCGGATCGGCCGGCGTCTCGGCGGAATCGCCACCGGCCGGCCCGGGCGGGTCCTGATCGCCGCTGCGCTGCTGCTCGGCGTCGCCGCAACGCTGGCCCAGTTCCTGCCGCGCGACTTCTTTCCATCGACCGACCGTAATCAACTGATCGTCGACCTGCGGTTCCCCGAGGGCACGCGGACCACCTATTCGGCGCTGCAGGCGCGCGGCCTCGCCGGCCAGCTGCGCGAGCGCGAGGACGTCGAGGCCGTCCATGTCTTCGCCGGCTTCAGCGGACCGCGGTTCTACTACAACCTGATCGGCATTCCCGCATCGCCGCATCTCGCCCGCCTGGTCGTCATCTCTCGCGACTCGGCCGACCTCCCGGACCTGATGCACGACATCCGCCGCATCGCGCCCCGGTCGATTCCCGAAGCCCAGGTCATCGCCCACCGACTCGGCCAGGGCCCGCCGATCGACGCGCCGGTCGAGCTTCGGCTGTACGGGCGCGATCCGGACGCGCTGCACGAAGCAGCCCTGCTGGTGATGCGGGTGCTCCGAAGCGTGCCCGGCGCCGAGGACGTGCGCCACAAGCTCGGCACCGGGATCCCGTCGCTGGACTTCGAGATCGACATCGCCGAGGCCCAGCGTTTCGGCGTGACCCGGGCGAAGGTCGCGCGATTGCTGGCCGACGCATCGCTGGGCCGTTCCTTTTCGGTCTGGCGCGCCGGTACCGACCCGATCGACATGCGCCTGCGAGCACCGGAAGGCGAGGCCTTCGCGGCCGAGGCGCTGGCCGGGCTGGAGGTCGCCACTCCGGATGGTCGCACCGTCCCCCTGGCCCAGTTCGTTCGCCCCGCGATCGGCTTCCAGCCGGCGGTCATCGAGCACCGCGACCTTCAGCGCTTGACTTCGGTGCTGGCCGAGACCGCCGACGACGTGACGGTCTACACCGTGCTCGATGCCTTCGAGCGGGCGATGCGCGACGAAACGCTGCCGGACGGAGTCCGCCTGGCGATCGGCGGCGCGGCCGCCGAGGCCGGCGACGCGAACTCCGCGCTGTTCTCCGCCCTTCCGATCGGCGCGGTCCTGCTGCTCGCATTCCTGCTGTGGCAGTTCAATTCGTTCCGCCTGACCGCGCTGGTCCTGGTCACCGTGCCGCTGGCGGCGGTCGGTGTGGTGCCCGGCCTGCTTCTGGCCGGCCAACCGTTCGGCTTCACCGCGATGCTCGGCGTCGTGGCACTGGTCGGCATCGTCGTCAACAATGCCATCGTTCTGCTGGATCGGGCCGAGCGGGAACGACACGAAAACCGGCACAGTGCCCAGGACGCCATCCGGGCGGCGATCGAACGACGGACGCGGCCGATCCTGATGACCACGACCACGACGGTGCTCGGCCTGCTGCCTCTGGTGCTGACCGAATCGACGCTGTGGCCTCCGATGGCCTGGGCGATCATCTCCGGCCTTGTGATGTCGACCGCGCTGACGCTGCTGGTGATTCCTGCGCTCTACAGCGTGCTGTTCGGAAAACGCTGA
- a CDS encoding efflux RND transporter periplasmic adaptor subunit, with the protein MTARVPPIADRPTSSFHSKPIASAVLSIALLTALLAAAGCSESEEPQAAASPPPRPVEAAPVIEVPAVETIRFPGVTRATRRATLSFLQAGTLAERRVERGDAVEAGQLLAVLDNPRLQPGVAAARGALAEAETRLAQLERDTERQARLVERELVAADDLEQVRAQRDAAAAARDQARARLDEAIAQLDEAALRAPFAGRIAETHLEPGDFAAAGQAIVDLVDTTALEIEVRLPAQRASGLRTELPGRAVRRVTDGATTDARLASLGRASPGRTAPAVFTLVGADGFAPGDPVEISLDFAARPGMAVPLSAVVNPGTAIHRVFRVRDGRAESVAVQVGRLQGRHVTVFGDLAPGDRVIVSGQSQLLDGEPVRVLP; encoded by the coding sequence ATGACCGCCCGCGTTCCCCCGATTGCTGACCGGCCGACCAGTTCGTTCCATTCGAAGCCGATCGCGTCCGCCGTCCTGTCCATCGCACTCCTGACCGCACTGCTGGCGGCCGCCGGGTGCAGCGAGTCGGAGGAACCGCAGGCCGCGGCGAGCCCGCCGCCCCGCCCCGTCGAAGCGGCCCCGGTGATCGAAGTCCCGGCGGTGGAGACGATTCGCTTTCCCGGTGTGACCCGGGCGACCCGGCGCGCGACGCTGTCGTTCCTGCAGGCGGGAACCCTGGCCGAACGCCGGGTCGAGCGAGGCGATGCGGTCGAGGCCGGCCAGTTGCTCGCGGTGCTCGACAATCCGCGCCTGCAGCCCGGGGTCGCAGCCGCACGCGGCGCGCTGGCCGAGGCCGAGACGCGACTGGCCCAGCTCGAACGGGACACGGAGCGCCAGGCGCGACTGGTGGAACGCGAGCTGGTCGCCGCCGACGACCTCGAGCAGGTGCGCGCCCAGCGCGACGCCGCCGCCGCCGCGCGAGACCAGGCCCGGGCACGCCTCGACGAAGCGATCGCACAACTCGACGAAGCCGCCCTGCGCGCGCCCTTTGCCGGTCGGATCGCCGAAACGCACCTCGAACCAGGCGACTTCGCCGCCGCCGGCCAGGCGATCGTCGACCTGGTCGACACCACCGCACTCGAGATCGAGGTCCGGCTGCCGGCGCAGCGCGCGTCCGGCCTCCGCACCGAACTGCCCGGTCGGGCGGTTCGGCGCGTCACCGACGGCGCGACCACCGATGCCCGGCTCGCCTCCCTCGGCCGCGCATCGCCCGGCCGCACGGCGCCGGCCGTTTTCACGCTCGTGGGCGCCGACGGCTTCGCGCCCGGCGATCCCGTCGAAATCTCGCTCGACTTCGCTGCCCGCCCCGGCATGGCCGTGCCGCTCTCGGCGGTGGTCAATCCCGGGACCGCGATCCATCGCGTCTTCCGGGTTCGCGACGGCCGCGCCGAGTCGGTCGCGGTCCAGGTGGGGCGACTGCAGGGCCGTCACGTGACCGTGTTCGGCGACCTCGCGCCCGGTGATCGGGTGATCGTCAGCGGTCAGTCGCAGCTGCTCGACGGGGAACCGGTCCGGGTGCTGCCGTGA